GGCGCCGACCGTTTCCGCTTCTGTGACACCCTGGGCATTCTCGATCCCTTTTCCACCTACGAAAAAGTGAAATATCTGGCAGATCGGGTCGACCTCGACCTCGAAGTGCACACCCACAACGACCTGGGGATGGCCACCGCCAACGCCCTGGCCGGCATCCGCGCCGGAGCGCGCTTCGTCAACACCACGGTCAACGGCCTCGGCGAGCGGGCCGGGAACGCCGCCTTCGAAGAGGTGGTCATGGGATTGAAACACGCCTGCGGCGTCGATCTCGGCCTCGACACCCGGCGCTTCGTCGAGCTGTCACGACTGGTCGGTTGCGCCAGTTGTCGGCCGGTGCCGGACTGGAAGGCGGTGGTCGGCGAGAAGGTCTTTTCCCACGAGTCGGGTCTGCACGCCGACGGCGTGCTGAAAAACCCAGGCAACTACGAAGGCTTCGATCCGGCGGAAGTCGGCCTGGAGCGGCATCTGGTGGTCGGCAAGCATTCCGGGCGGCACGGCCTCGGTTACCGCCTGCGTCAGCTCGGTATCGACCTGGAGCGGAGCGAACTCGATGCCCTGCTGGAGCGAGTGCGGGGGATTTCCCAGCGCAACAAACGCCCCTTGAGCGACCCGGAACTGCGCCTGCTCTGCGGCACGTTGCGGAAGGTGGCCTGAGCCGTGACGGAGATTCGCACCGCGACGGCGGCGGACTGGGACATTTTCGCGCGCTTGGCCGCCGCCGAGAACTGGCGGATTTCACCGGCGGAGCGGCAACTCTTTCGCGGCCCCTGGGCGGGGCATGCCCTTGCCCTGGAAATCGATGGCCAATGGCGCGGTTTCGTCACCGCGGTCCCCCACCAACGCAGCGGCTGGATCGGCAACCTTATCGTGCCACCGGAATCTCGGGGCCGTGGGTACGGCCGACAGCTCTTTGCAGCGGCCGTGGCCCGGTTGGAAAGAAAAAGGCTGAACAATCTCTGGCTGACGGCCTCGGAGCAGGGACGACCGCTTTATAAACAATACGGCTTCGCGAAAATCGACGAAATCGAGCGGTGGGTGGGCGATGGCGTTGGCGGCGGGTGCGATGACGGCTTACGAAACAACGAAGGACTGTGGCTCGCC
This genomic stretch from Desulfuromonas acetexigens harbors:
- the nifV gene encoding homocitrate synthase, with protein sequence MEQLDGTRIIIDDTTLRDGEQTAGVVFSRAEKVAIARMLDAIGVGELECGIPAMGAAERADVKALVDLGLKARLITWNRAVVSDIQASIDSGVSAVDISLSVSDIHIAKKLRQSRDWVRKQLKVACGFAKRHGLYVSIGGEDASRADLDFLVELMTIGRELGADRFRFCDTLGILDPFSTYEKVKYLADRVDLDLEVHTHNDLGMATANALAGIRAGARFVNTTVNGLGERAGNAAFEEVVMGLKHACGVDLGLDTRRFVELSRLVGCASCRPVPDWKAVVGEKVFSHESGLHADGVLKNPGNYEGFDPAEVGLERHLVVGKHSGRHGLGYRLRQLGIDLERSELDALLERVRGISQRNKRPLSDPELRLLCGTLRKVA
- a CDS encoding GNAT family N-acetyltransferase, translating into MTEIRTATAADWDIFARLAAAENWRISPAERQLFRGPWAGHALALEIDGQWRGFVTAVPHQRSGWIGNLIVPPESRGRGYGRQLFAAAVARLERKRLNNLWLTASEQGRPLYKQYGFAKIDEIERWVGDGVGGGCDDGLRNNEGLWLADSRAWGESRRELLMAVANHGRAFIAGDVVIFLQQGGDMNILGPWYKDKGESDPCANRDLLRQALTAADPGRELVIDTLLSSPVHPLLAEVGFIPSRRAALMVRGGPGAARLDRMLALASLGSVG